The sequence TCGAGTTACAATCTGAACTCAGTAAAGTaagtgtgtgtgactgtgttgGGATACATCTATAGCAAGATGGTAATGGCTtctgaaataaacattttaaacccTTCTAAGCGGGTTTGCAATGGTTTAAGCTAGTCTGGCAAAAGCTAGTGTTCTGTTTGTTTAGTAGGCAGCCAGGTCAACAAGTGCCCCAAAACCCCTCTGAAATCAGATAATCCTGAAGGAAGAATGGCAATTCCATCTTAGGCTGGTTTAAACTGTTTTTTGGTTGAGCATCTACCATTTTTACCCAACAAATATACTTCTTATTCCGCTCTGCACTAATAAATACTCAGCACCTCCATTCTATTTTACAGAAAGGGTCTCTTGAGGCAACTCTTAGGGACACAGAAGCACGGTACTCCATGCAGCTGTCTCAGCTGCAGGCTCATGTATCAAGTCTGGAAGAGCAGATTGTTCAGGTCCGAGCCGACACGGACAGGCAGTCTCAGGAGTACAAAATGCTGCTGGACATCAAGGCCCGGCTGGAGATGGAAATCGCTGAGTATAGGAGACTGCTGGATGGAGAAGCAAGCAGGTAGGAGGTGGTGGAAGATAGataccctgacagcaacatagtgatggcccagatctggcccaTATCTGGTCCACATGTAATCCACAtataccagatgtgggccggatctggaccacactatgttgctgtctggtaGTGATACTGTAaaatgagtgaatgtgtgtgtgtttgttttttgattggGTTTTACCATTTCTGAGGaatatacattaacattttctcTCTTTGTCACCATTAAAAGTTTCAGTgtaggaggaggaggaggaggactAGTGAGCTCTACCAAAACCGTCATGGTGAAGACCATTGTTGAAGACATTGTTGATGGGGAAGTGGTGTCATCtactacaaaataaacaccAAACACCAAAGACCGCCCATCCACCAGTCTTCAGGCCTTGTGCTACACAATTGTTAAGAATAAAATCAGTGATGGAGCAGAAACACGACTGTGATTTGTCTGTTTTAAGTCAATATGAAAGCATTGTTTCTTTATCCCTATTTTGTTTATGAAAGGATGATGCTACATTTTATGCATGCTTGCAGTACATCAGGTATACATGATTGTCATTCAACACTGGGAAacaaagctgaaaaaaaaaaacctaaattaCATTCATTTAATCATGTTCATAATATAACTTCCAATTACTTCATTAACTGTTCAATTTTGCATTACAGAGGTCAGAAGCATTAGTAAGATGTGATGTCATTCGCTGAGGTTTTTGAGCAGATTAGTCATTTTGCTCATTAACATCCACGGTTTCGCTGCTCTCCACAACCTTCCCATTCACAATGGTTTCCTCCACTGTGATTGTTTTGGTGACAACTTCTAAAAACAGACAATGAGAGATGATTTTTAGAGAGTTACCAGTGTATTACAAAGCTTTATCGggtaatatatttatacaaaaaataCCACAAAAAAACGTAGTCACTTACTGTGGGAATGTCTGTAAAAACCAGAGGGAGAAAGCTGGTGTAAGTAAAGTCATTTTTTCCTAACGTCTAAATCAGCATCCACAAAATCACAAGATATCAAAATTACGAAATGAAATCACCAAGCATCACCTTTCATCTCCATCCAGCAGTCTCCTGTACTCTGCAATCTCACGCTCCAGTCTGGTCTTTATGTCCAGCAGCGTTTCGTAGTCTTGTTTGTTGTTGCTAATGTTAGCATGAAATTGACTAAGCTGGTCCTCCAGGCTTGTGACAGTGGCCTGAAGCCTAGCCAGCTGGTCACTGTAACGGGCCTTTATGCCGTCCAAGTTACCGTCAAGAGCTGACCTCTGTGGATAGACattatatatatcaaaataatgaaatacacagTGATTGTTTAATGTTATTGGGTGCATTAGggcataattatatataaacattgcTAATAACCCACACTTTGGAGACACTTCTACTTAAACAGTCCATCTCTtgtttttctaaatgtgtaagcaTAGGAAATTACAGCACATTTCCCCTGACTGCTCTTAAAGTCTTAAAGCTGGCAGAGTGCTGGTTGATGAACTAGAGGGGGAGAGGCTGGAGCTCacggacagaaaaaaaaaaagcagcctGGCACACGTTCTGCCTAGACATGTTGCTACAGACTTGGAAATTATGCTGCATTGCTTCTTCACTTTAAACTACAACTCTATTTTTttgctataaaaataaatatatttgtaaggGTGTGTAGGGGTACCATGCTCTGATGAGTCTGCAGTTCAATCTGTAGTCTTTGTAAGGTGCTTGTCAACTCCTTCAGCTCTGTTCTGCTGTTCTGAAGATCTTCATTATGTGTGACCACCTCCTGTTGCACTGTGGCAATCTGCAGTTCACACCAGCAAAAACAACTATAACATCACATGCATAATAACATCCTactataaaacaatattttattatcttaATCACAGATGAGTGaataagcaccaaatcagttattttcagacatttaagACCTTTTACTTAAAAGGTGCAACATGTaagatttctgtccgctagaggtcgctagaggtctattcaaaacaaaggcgtagcttgatgacgccaagtttgagcacggaatcttgggacatgtggtcttcacctcaatggacggtgcaaatgaatagggataggactcgggaagaaatcatgttcatggatgcgattattaacgttattgtagtatgaagcagtgCAGGATCGAGTGTTgagggagctgaacgaggccgctggagcgattgtgcaacacacgcctcacgagcagcgatGCCGCTTTGGCCTGACGCCGCTTCCACTTTttcggtcatgagtatgaggctaaccactggtgtcaaaagtattcacattcaatactcaagtagaagtatagatactaggatttaaaaatacttctgtagaagctgaagtatcaactcaagctttttactcaagtaaaagtgtaaaagtactggtttcaaaactacttaaattataaaagtaaaagtaatgtagggggaaaaatgccattaaggacaaaagcttaGGCTACTCCAAATACTcgccaaatgcgggtagttttcagctgtttcagttcacaccgcactcgtctgttggagtttgttggataggTGTGATAACCCTGTTGGCGTTGGTCGGAGTCTGTTCTTACCAGACtaaacatgtttaatcggcgcTTGTTTGGTCGTCTGAGCATCCAACAAATGGCAACAAACTCTCGGTgcattccaaacgggatatatcgccctatGAAgagcacttcggagtgaaaacaatcatggacgccatattgaagggttgttccaaaccgaagtgtttaaaactggccactttaaagggcccttcggaataaAGGATTttgaagggtacaactgatggacacctCGGGCCCCCATGAGCCTTTGCACAGGGGAGTTGTTTGtcatcacagaatgggtacaggaggctcggagctcaattttacctataaattatgtataatatttttctatactactgtaatatttttataattttgtaaTATGTTAGATTTAGTACaatattatggtcaaaacgacattgtacttctacaaaaatactttacagctccctttatcagtccattcaaatgtttcaaatacatagacacaatatataTTATGGTGCGATAAACCCAAAATAAATAACGTTAAACAAAGagcgcagcttgcacaatctatCCTCCTTGACTGTCTCGTTAACATGTCGCAGAAGTGCATTCCAAAAAAGGAGTAATTTGACCCCtccatcccttcgaagctctcactctggagggtaaaccctttgaagggattagggcatagggatgagcccttctgaatggaacgcaggacctgacgtaatctgacctggccatgaaccgttgccatgacgatgagcaAGTCCCCAGCAAAGACAGCTTAActcgttttggcttgtttagctacatggtttTATATGACTATGGGTCACGTAAATAAAAAGGGTCAcgctaaaaaaaagtttaaagacCGGTGTACACGCTAATTTATTCAAACGTCTCTCTACCGAACTACCTAGCTTCATTTGCGGAGGACGAAGAGAAAGCACCCGTTTGATAGCCATAATGAGCCAGTGGTAGAGAAATAATAACTCTTAAGAAATAATCTTTTTTGAGTAACGACCCCCAATACTGTCATCCTTGCTGGAGTGTGACGTGATTTGTGACGTGCATGTGCGCTGGATCGCGTACAAACCAATAGTGTGTCAGAATGGTATATGTTTATTCTCATCCAACcacaatcaaattcactctatccagatggcgcgatttatctgtatagggtttttttttatttttccaagCCTGAATGAAAACAAGCCGAAATGAAATAGGAGCAAtgaggctatttttaaaatgcaaggagtagaaagtacagataattgtgtgaaaatgtaaggagtagaagtaaaaagttttctgaaaaataattactccagtaaagtatAGATAGGCTACCCGAAATTTCTACTTAAGTAAGGTAATGAAGTATTTGTACTTTGTTACTTGATACCTCTGGGTAagacagctctgtttatcatattagatacatttgagagtgttgaaaattatgcaataatgttactctgtgtgttcgctTGGCGGCTGCTGttagacacttgtttgagacacactgcagtaagctagattaatattagaatatcatgttaaatgctggatggcttgtgttgataaatggcatgcaattcattttaaaacgtattgtatgatggagaaaattctgtattacggttactaaaaataaagctgcatctgattatgctatgttagctacttgacaaaatagacatggtaaagcatggtactcacaaaaacatttgggatattgtaagtactcaagtgaacaaaatatataacactggcctagtggtacatcttacatattgcacctttaagtaaaatattgggtattgtgtaaaaaaatttcctttttttttaagtcatgaTAACCTGGCAAACATATACTCTgcattgtaatgttttaatctttaattctgattattcaaaattaatattatttcctTGGAATTGTACTTAAGTAAAAGTTTAAGTATTCATTTTCAGTAAGCACAGTAAAATTCCcccaaaataataattaatcataataatgAAGTTACTCAAATACAAATGCATTTGTGGTTTTAACTTCACCTTGCTTTCATACCAGGACTCCAGGTCTTTACGGTTTTTCTCAGTCATGGTCTCATAGTGTTGTCTGATCTCATTGATGGCCTGGTTCAGGTCCATAGAGGGCGCTGCATCCACACAAACGTTCACCTGACATCCAACCTCAGCATTAACCAGGGCCATTTCCTGTGAAAACACACATCAGAAAGACTGTGATTTGGCACAGAGACAGAGATTGTTTTATCATGCAGACATGGTATTAATCTTCTATCTGTAGatttaataagaataaaaaagAAGTGGGAGTGGTAGGACGAGCCAATAGCCTTTTAATCCCAAACATGTCTGAACGATTTCAGGATTTAAGGAGAAAGTGTAGTTTTCCCtggttgatttttttattaaaaattattttatcagTTGGGATTTTTTTTGAAGAGGTTTATGTGTGCACCTAGTTCTGTTTATACTAAATGAATGATGTCCTTTCGTAGACCCAAGAGCCCTAGTGATATTACTGTTTAGTTTAAAATGATGTAATGGGACGGAAAATCCCCAGCAGAGCTGACAGCAGAAGAACAAGAGGAAAGGGGAAAAattgaaggaaggaaggaacaCTCTTAATGACCCTGTGTGTTTTTCTGGTGTGGAAACTGTTATCTTTGAAATGGCCGCTTTACAGTAACCTAACCTCTCATTTTCAGAATTGGTCCTTCAATTGTTTTTTTATGCAGAAAATACCAAAATTAAAGACTTTAAACAGACTTTCTTTCTATCTAGATACATGACAGGTTGAAAAATTTGGAAACactatgatttaaaaaaaaaaaaaaaaaaagaaagaaattaagcaaagatgcattaaattgaaaataaaaagatatttttataatattacaaaaatatttctgtttcaaataaatgctgttctttaaattttatgttaattaaaaaatccttaaaaaaataagtaaaataaaataaaatagacactatcatggtttccacaagcAGCACAACCACTTTCAACagtgttaataataatttttaaaaaagtacaaaaaaaaaacaaatgctgaaaattcagctttgccattatacaggggaaaaataaaataaaatagaatatttcacaatttaaacttcaaacttctttcaaaacattaataatcttGCAAACGTATCACTTTTTATGTACATTTACTGTATGGTACACTGTAAACGCAGATTTTGATTCAACTCAAAGAGATTGAGTACATATTACTTAAATGTGTCTAATTTATTGACATTACTTGTTAATTCTGATTAAGCTGAACTTTTTCTTGTCCTTTCTTATTGTAATTGAGTTTTTAAGTCCAATCAGTAGTGTCTACTCAAACAAACTGAGTTTGTATTACTTAAACATGTATCATTTCTTTACATTAATTATGAATCCTGAGTAAACTGTACTTTTTAATGGCCTATcttattgtaattatttgttTGAGCTAAAACAACTTAATATCATCAAGTTTTGCCTGTCCAACGGTAAGTTTAGAGGGTCAAAAACAAAATACGAAATCGCAAATTTTTTTCCAGATGGAGTCATGTGTGATCATGTGTGGTATATTTTGATTGTCTTAACAGAATAGTAGCCATACTTATCACAATGAACCTGATATATTAACTGAGGATACTGAGTACGTCTCTCTTCAAGggcaaaaataatattatcacAGAGACGCAGGCAAAGACAAGTGCACTGTGCCATGTGAAATGACTGCAAAGCTAATGAGTGATGAAAAGCATTCCTTGTGCAATAGGTgtttcatctttttttcttttttctttttttttttttttgtgtgcatacattaaaatatttccTCCTATTCCTCCTAAATATTTACTCCTGCTTTGTAAGCTTTTTGATTTCTCATTTTCTATTTACTACTTTGCTTCACAACTCATTGTGGCACAGAGTTTTAtgcattttgtgtattttaGTTCATCTCCAGCATGGTGTCATATACAAGAAACACTAGGAAGCTGATCAGAGATCTCATTGATGAACAGCAGAAGGCTTTGGAGTTTCTCTCAAGTCAGGTATTCTAAAatttccaaacttttaaacCACATATCTTCTTCTGCATTCTCAAACATATTGCTTTGATTTCTATTTTAGATAATGGAGCAAGtaaacacacacagttcagATGTGCAGAGAAGCAACAGTGACATCTTATCCGTGAAGCCCATGGAGTCCCACGGTAAGATGATTAACATGCTGTCAACATTTCTGCAAAATATTTACATCCTCATAGTTGATTCCTTTTCATTTCACAGGAAAAGACTGTAGTGATATCAAAGAGACACTAGGTGTCGTTTCTCCAAAAATCCCTAGTGGAATTTATATAATTCAGCCAGAAAACACAGATGTTTCATTTGAGGAAAGTAGCTCTGtttagttttgtttaaaaatttccaaccacagttattttaaactaataGCAAATCAAACATGGATTTAGGTTTACACATGATGAATTAAGTGTCATCAATTGGCCGTCTAACAGGTGTTCTGTGAGATGGATTACATGGAAGGCGGATGGACAGTAATACAGAGACGGACCGATGGTCTCATTGACTTTAAACAAATGTGGTCACAGTACTTGGATGGATTTGGACATTTACCAGGTACAAAAAGTCAGTTAACTTGTAAATCAATGAATGAATTAACATGCATTGACTTTATCTATATGTCTCTGAAGATGAACACTGGTTGGGTTTGAGGAAGATATTGTGAGTCAGAGGAACACACGTGTCCCTGGTTTCGCAAGATGATTCCACGGCCTATGCTTCATACGACAATTTCTGGCTCGAAGACGAAACCAAATTCTTTGCAATACACCTTGGCAGATATGCTGGCAGTACAGGTCAGCCAAtgccaaaaaatattttaaaaaaaatttcctcaaattttttaagtaaattcaacttaaaTGTTCTATTCCATTCCATTATGGGCTTAAGTACACTGAATGTAGTCCACTTCACGAGTTACCTCGGTTTTTTTAAGTAGATTCTACTTATCcgggtttacagtgtatgcACAAAAACTAAAACTACAGGATTTGAAGTTTGCGTATCACTTTTCAATATAAGGTAATCTTATATATGGATATCAGTTACAGGCCAGGTTTTAGCTGTCCTGTGTTCAGTGTGTACCAGGGTGTgtgcctgtctgtctgtgggAAGGTTGGAATGTGAGGAGTGGTGGAATCTCACACTGAGGGAAGATCCATTACTTTTGAATTAAATGGGCCTTTCAGAAAGTATGAACCTGAAACAGAATCCTTATGTTTCCATAATGACTTACAAATCACAGAGCAGAAACTGTGTATGTTGTCTATAGCATGTTCACACATTTTCAAAGCTGTGCAATATTGGTAGCAGTTCAAAATGCATAGCTTTATGCAATATCTTCTTCTAGATATGTGAAATATAGCTACTAGTAGTAATTAGGACAAATAATGGTAGTGAAGTATAGTGTAACTTGCATATATGCTAAGCTAGCAGGCTAATCAGCTAGCAGTAAGCAAAGGTAGTAGGCTAACCGGTGAGCTTGCATACAAACGGAAATAAATATATGAGAAATGCTTTATTTGAACAGTGGTTACCGGCCATGAGTCTTAATCACATCCCACATCACTATGGTTATATTTACTGTATACAGTTCAGTGGAAATGTTTCCAACTTACTTGGACTTACATAACAGCTTTGTGTAAAATAGGAATCAATTTGTGGGTGGAATATCTGAATGGCCAGTCTCATGGGCAATGCCCTGAATAGAAATCCTGTCATGGTAATAGCATTGCTGTTTACAAGCTAGAATTTGCTCTTTTAGAATATGTAATAATACACTATGGAACTGAACACCATAACCCCACAGAAGATTCTTCAATGAGACAGGTTAAGATGGGAAATGTGTGTCATATATCTTACCTCCTTGTGGCTTTTCTTCAGCATGATAAGCTCCTCGTTCAGAGACTCAATCTGCATCTCCAGATCTGACCGACTCAAACTAAACTCATCCAGAATTTTTCTCAGATTGGCGATGTCAGCCTCAATGACCCTACGCATACCCAGCTCATTCTCATACCTGAAgagattgttaaaaaaaaaaaaaaaaaattgccaatAAATGACCAATGAAATCAATCACAAgacaatattttacaatattttgttTCTCACTTTAATTTGAAGTCATCAGCAGCCAATTTGGCATTGTCCACAGCCAGGACGACTGTGGCATTGTCTAGAGAAACTGACTGGATCTGccagtaaaaaagaaaaagtcttATTATACAGCAGGTGGCAAAGATATCAGTCTTTTTAACAGGTTACAGAATATACACCCCCAGAGCACTGATTTAGAAaatgagaagaagaaaaaagcagATTAGTCTATTGCACAATGGCACCTgcagtcattttatttttagaactGGTTTTTGGTGACTGTGGAATACAGTACAACCACAGAATGTGGAACTAAAGCCAAATCCAAACAAAACTGGTTCAGTCTGTGTCTAAGCATATTTGTCTATAGATACCATCTCAGACTAGTCAGTTAGTGTTAATGTTAGAATTAGTGTCAAATTAGaatgaatgtttttaataattgtaacaacaacaataattatatatatatatatatataatacgagaggctgtgctgaatcatgaataagtcacagctgaaggGCGCTGCTAGACACGACATGAAGCGGAGTGCCTGCAGCCCCTTAAGCCGTTACTtgttcacgatacagcactagccttgagtgccttattgcttttataaaatggttactacacaatataaatattaaagccaaaaatatatgtatcaatgcaactttcatgaactctgactaaaagccttccttccgcccggaaaaaatagtccctgatcgtgaacagcaacagaagttacattagtACACTATTaaatggcggcaaagactgtctttatgagtttGTCAGTCAGaagcaaagacttttacattgaaagaattgttgtgaacacagaacaagacgcaactgacaaatgctttgactaacactgtcagtcacgggaaaaccccttaactgttaaaaggacaagatacatcggacatttaaacagattttttattatgaaatgttaaatatgaatgaaagtaataaactcgctcactcgatcatttctcacaatactcttctacataatacagtaagcttcaatgaacaatatcaattgagattttacagtttacgttgctaagagtggttgctaagggtgttgtgtagtgatacacagaaccattgggtgaagcggtcatagccgtgttttatccaatcagaatcaaggacaggaactaaccgttttatatataatatatatacactctaaaaaatgctgggttaaaaacaacccaagttgggttgaaaatggacaaacccagcgattgggttgttttaacccagcagatgTTTGCCCAACTTTctggtagttttatttaaaccaactattgtttaaaaattgctagcttaaaattaacccaaaatagttgggaaattaaaaaccagatgcaattagaggcaacaataatagacagaaggtgaatgtttattaataagctttaatattttaatagtataaatttaatagtttaataatttattaatataaatttattaataagaaatttaataaatgtttatcgtttaataattattcattgaacattaataaatgttaatttccaacatactttgggttaattttaattaagcaatacagtaatttttaaacaatagttgagttcaataaaactacccagcaggttgggcaaacatttaaccctaccgctgggttaaagcaacccaattgctgggtttgtccattttcaacccaacttggtttgtttttaacccagcattttttagagtgtatagttTAATACAGTACAGAGAAGAACACTAATGTCATTTCTGTAGTATCATCCACTCTGTCTGAGATCCCCACTCTACCCTGAACTCACCTTATTTCTCAGGTCCTTGATGGTGTCCAACAAGTCGGTGTGGTCAAATGTGACTTCAGTGCGGCTGTCATACCATTCCCCGATGTTGCGCTCCAGCTCAGCATTGGCCTTCTCCAGTGAGCGCACCTTCTCTAGGTAAGAGGCCAGGCGGTTATTCAGATTCTGCATAGTGGCCTTCTCATCAGCGGACGGGTCTAATGCATCACCCAGGTTGAAGCCCCTTGGAGAAGAATGAAGAAACCCGGCGGGGGACGAGGATATCCGGGTTCCTCGACCACCAGCTCCTCCATAAACACTGAGGGTTCTGGAATTATAGGGGAAAGACATAGTGTCGTCCTAGAAATGGTCTCAAATATAGAAGTGGGAGACAAGACACAAAAGCAAATGCCTGGCTGTGACTTAGTTAGATtcaaaaaatctttaaatacTTGCCCAGGCTGGGGGAGGGGAGAGGCTTTCCAGTGAACAGGTGGGTATTTACGTTGCCCTCTAGAACCTGAACATCAACATTTTTTGTGCTGCTGTTTAAGGTCAAAATGTGTAATTTCCTGTCCTGGACCGAATTATCAAGACTTCTAATCATAACATTTCCATTAAACCAAAAACCAAATGtgtatctaaaaaaaaacacacccaGTTATAGGAAATATTATTGTAGAACTGGAAGGTCAATACAAAATTGAGAGACAAATTTTACCCACCATGTATTTGAATATTTATGAGCActttaaaattactttagaaTAGTAAggataatgtataatatttcaTAACTGTGCTAACAAAACACCATTCCTCTTAACactaaaaaacattaatttcccCCCCACACATATTTAGCAGGCCATTTAGGCACAAGTTTACTCATAAACCATCCTCAGATCATATTATGACTACAAACTACAAGGTCAAGGTATTTTTTCCAGTGCAGAAGAAAGTACAGAAATACATAGAAATTAGATGATAAAAGGCATTATGACACAATACT comes from Chanodichthys erythropterus isolate Z2021 chromosome 6, ASM2448905v1, whole genome shotgun sequence and encodes:
- the krt98 gene encoding keratin 98 — encoded protein: MSFPYNSRTLSVYGGAGGRGTRISSSPAGFLHSSPRGFNLGDALDPSADEKATMQNLNNRLASYLEKVRSLEKANAELERNIGEWYDSRTEVTFDHTDLLDTIKDLRNKIQSVSLDNATVVLAVDNAKLAADDFKLKYENELGMRRVIEADIANLRKILDEFSLSRSDLEMQIESLNEELIMLKKSHKEEMALVNAEVGCQVNVCVDAAPSMDLNQAINEIRQHYETMTEKNRKDLESWYESKIATVQQEVVTHNEDLQNSRTELKELTSTLQRLQIELQTHQSMRSALDGNLDGIKARYSDQLARLQATVTSLEDQLSQFHANISNNKQDYETLLDIKTRLEREIAEYRRLLDGDERHSHKVVTKTITVEETIVNGKVVESSETVDVNEQND